Proteins from one Mycobacterium sp. HUMS_12744610 genomic window:
- a CDS encoding arylsulfatase gives MKRPNFLVIVADDLGFSDIGAFGAEIATPNLDKLAYAGIRFTDFHSAPTCSPTRAMLLTGTDHHVAGIGTMLEVAAPGFTGAPGYEGYLNDRVVALPELLRDAGYLTLMAGKWHLGNTIETSPWARGFERSFALLPGGASHYGGAAARQVLMPMPALYTEDDRFVTVGDDFYSSDFYADTLVRYLAERAPGDDRPFFAYLPFQAPHWPLQAPDHSIAAYRGRYDDGPDALREARLAALKRLGLCPEGVVPHPVVADGAPEWADMTDEERARSARSMEVYAAMVDRMDHNVGRVIDYLSQTGELDDTIVIFLSDNGAEGAALEAWPLLGPQIVAQIEKNFDNSLDNLGSPTSFIWYGPRWAQAATAPSRLHKAFTAEGGIRVTGFVTWPGFARQREIGTAFATVMDIAPTVLELAGAEHPGTAYRGREVAPMRGRSLVPYLSGSAETVHDADTATGWELFGRRAIRQGDWKALYLPEPHGPGAWQLYDLSRDPGETDDRAAARPDKLAELLALWDRYVEENGVLLQPVSVFDAKL, from the coding sequence GTGAAGCGACCCAACTTTCTCGTAATCGTTGCAGACGACCTGGGGTTTTCCGACATCGGCGCCTTCGGCGCCGAGATCGCCACGCCCAACCTGGACAAACTGGCCTACGCCGGGATCCGGTTCACCGACTTCCACTCCGCCCCGACCTGCTCGCCCACCCGGGCGATGCTGCTGACCGGGACCGACCACCACGTCGCCGGCATCGGCACGATGCTCGAGGTCGCCGCACCGGGATTCACCGGCGCGCCGGGCTACGAGGGCTATCTGAACGATCGGGTCGTGGCGCTGCCCGAGCTGCTGCGCGACGCGGGTTATCTGACGCTGATGGCGGGAAAGTGGCACCTTGGCAACACGATCGAGACATCGCCCTGGGCGCGCGGGTTCGAGCGCTCGTTCGCCCTGCTGCCGGGCGGCGCCAGCCATTACGGCGGCGCCGCCGCCCGTCAGGTGCTGATGCCGATGCCGGCGCTGTACACCGAAGACGACCGGTTCGTCACGGTCGGCGACGACTTCTACTCGTCGGACTTCTACGCCGACACACTGGTGCGGTATCTGGCCGAACGGGCGCCCGGCGATGACCGTCCGTTCTTCGCCTATTTGCCGTTTCAGGCGCCGCACTGGCCGCTACAGGCGCCGGACCACTCGATCGCGGCCTACCGCGGCCGCTACGACGACGGGCCGGACGCGCTGCGCGAGGCGCGCCTGGCGGCGCTGAAGCGGCTCGGCCTGTGCCCGGAAGGCGTCGTACCGCATCCGGTCGTGGCCGACGGCGCCCCGGAGTGGGCCGACATGACCGACGAGGAGCGGGCGCGCTCGGCCCGCAGCATGGAGGTCTACGCGGCGATGGTGGACCGGATGGACCACAACGTCGGCCGGGTGATCGACTACCTTTCCCAGACCGGTGAGCTCGACGACACGATTGTGATCTTCCTGTCCGACAACGGTGCGGAGGGAGCCGCTCTGGAGGCGTGGCCGCTGCTCGGTCCCCAGATCGTGGCGCAGATCGAGAAGAATTTCGACAACAGCCTCGACAACCTCGGCAGCCCCACCTCGTTCATCTGGTACGGCCCGCGCTGGGCCCAGGCCGCCACCGCGCCGTCGCGCCTGCACAAGGCCTTCACCGCCGAAGGCGGGATCCGCGTCACCGGTTTTGTCACCTGGCCGGGCTTTGCGCGGCAACGCGAGATCGGCACCGCCTTCGCGACCGTCATGGACATCGCCCCCACCGTGCTGGAACTGGCCGGCGCCGAACATCCCGGGACCGCCTACCGCGGGCGAGAAGTGGCGCCGATGCGCGGCCGCTCGCTGGTACCGTACCTGTCCGGTTCCGCCGAGACCGTCCACGACGCCGACACCGCCACGGGCTGGGAGCTGTTCGGCCGGCGTGCCATCCGGCAGGGCGATTGGAAGGCGCTGTACCTGCCCGAGCCCCACGGCCCCGGCGCCTGGCAGCTCTACGATCTCTCCCGCGACCCCGGAGAGACCGACGACCGGGCCGCCGCGCGCCCCGACAAGCTCGCCGAACTCCTGGCCCTGTGGGACCGCTACGTGGAGGAGAACGGCGTGCTCCTGCAGCCCGTTTCGGTGTTCGACGCCAAGCTGTAG
- a CDS encoding FAD-dependent oxidoreductase — MVETTTCAIVGGGPAGMVLGLLLARAGVEVTLLEKHGDFLRDFRGDTVHPTTIQLLDELGLGERFAALHYSEVRTGQLDTDGRSVTYIDFERLRLRHPYIAMVPQWDLLNLLAEAARAEPSFTLRMRTEATGLLREGGRVTGVRYTGPEGPGELRAELTVACDGRWSVVRQAAGLRAREYPVGFDVWWFRLPRAGASDFSFLPRTAPGRALAVIPREGYFQIAYIGPKGTDAQLRARGIEAFRRDVAALLPDMPDSVAALKSMDDVKHLDVRVNRLRRWHTDGLLCIGDAAHAMSPLGGVGINLAVQDAVAAATLLAGPLRRHRVTDRDLAAVRRRRALPAAVTQAVQRVLARALLGPLLRGADPTPPGALLTLVERLPWLSAVPAYFVGVGVRPEHAPAFARRDSDGDDG, encoded by the coding sequence ATGGTGGAGACAACGACGTGCGCGATCGTTGGCGGCGGCCCGGCTGGCATGGTCCTCGGGCTGCTGCTGGCGCGCGCGGGTGTCGAAGTCACCCTGCTGGAGAAACACGGCGACTTCCTGCGCGATTTCCGCGGCGACACCGTGCATCCCACGACGATCCAGTTGCTCGACGAGCTGGGCCTGGGGGAGCGGTTCGCGGCGCTGCATTACAGCGAGGTCAGGACGGGACAACTCGACACGGACGGGCGCTCGGTGACCTACATCGATTTCGAGCGTCTGCGTCTCCGGCATCCCTACATCGCGATGGTGCCGCAGTGGGATCTGCTCAACCTGCTCGCCGAGGCCGCGCGCGCCGAGCCCAGTTTCACGCTCCGGATGCGCACCGAGGCCACCGGGCTGCTGCGGGAGGGCGGCCGGGTTACCGGCGTGCGCTACACGGGACCGGAGGGTCCCGGCGAACTCAGGGCCGAACTCACCGTCGCCTGCGACGGCCGCTGGTCGGTCGTGCGCCAGGCGGCGGGGCTGCGGGCCCGCGAGTACCCGGTGGGCTTCGACGTGTGGTGGTTTCGGCTGCCCCGCGCAGGAGCCTCCGACTTCTCCTTCCTGCCGCGCACCGCCCCGGGCAGGGCCCTCGCCGTGATCCCGCGCGAGGGCTACTTCCAGATCGCGTACATCGGACCGAAGGGCACCGACGCTCAGCTGCGCGCGCGGGGCATCGAGGCGTTCCGCCGCGACGTCGCGGCGCTGCTGCCCGACATGCCCGACTCGGTGGCGGCGCTGAAATCCATGGACGACGTCAAGCACCTCGACGTGCGGGTGAACCGGCTGCGCCGCTGGCACACCGACGGGCTGCTATGCATCGGCGACGCCGCGCACGCGATGTCACCGCTGGGCGGGGTCGGCATCAATTTGGCCGTCCAGGATGCCGTGGCGGCCGCGACCCTGCTGGCCGGGCCCCTGCGGCGGCACCGCGTCACCGACCGCGACCTGGCGGCCGTCCGGCGCCGCCGCGCCTTGCCGGCCGCGGTGACCCAGGCGGTCCAACGGGTGTTGGCGCGGGCGTTGCTGGGGCCGCTCCTGCGCGGCGCCGACCCCACACCTCCGGGGGCGCTGTTGACGCTCGTGGAGCGGCTGCCCTGGCTCTCGGCGGTGCCCGCGTACTTCGTCGGGGTGGGGGTCCGGCCGGAGCACGCGCCAGCGTTCGCCCGTCGCGACTCCGACGGCGACGATGGCTGA
- a CDS encoding Gfo/Idh/MocA family protein encodes MAEGRAPLRIGVLGAARITPLALVKPAQANPEVVVAAVAARDVTRARAFAAKHGIARVHEDYEALVADPDLDAVYNPLPNGLHGRWTRAALAAGKHVLCEKPFTANTAEAHEIAGIAADSGRVVMEAFHYRYHPLTLRAEQIIASGELGRIERVEAAMCFPLPRFSDIRYDYSLAGGALMDAGCYAVHMARTLGGSAPEVVSARAKLRDPRVDRAMTAELRFAAGHTGRIVCSMWSSHLLRISARVVGERGELRLLNPVLPSLVNRLSVRSPNGKRAERFPRRASYAYQLDAFAAAVLRGEPVLTTPEDAVRNMTVIDAIYRAAGLPLRQPS; translated from the coding sequence ATGGCTGAGGGTCGGGCACCGCTGCGCATCGGCGTCCTCGGGGCCGCCCGCATCACGCCGCTGGCGCTGGTCAAGCCGGCCCAGGCCAACCCCGAGGTGGTGGTTGCCGCCGTCGCCGCACGCGACGTCACCCGCGCCCGGGCGTTCGCCGCCAAGCACGGCATCGCCCGGGTACACGAGGACTACGAGGCGCTGGTCGCCGACCCGGACCTCGACGCGGTGTACAACCCGTTGCCCAACGGCTTGCACGGCCGCTGGACGCGCGCCGCGCTCGCGGCGGGCAAGCACGTGCTGTGCGAGAAGCCGTTCACGGCCAACACCGCCGAGGCGCACGAGATCGCCGGAATCGCTGCCGATTCCGGTCGAGTGGTGATGGAGGCGTTCCACTACCGCTATCACCCCCTCACGTTGCGGGCCGAGCAGATCATCGCCTCGGGGGAGTTGGGCAGGATCGAGCGAGTCGAGGCCGCGATGTGCTTTCCCCTGCCGAGGTTCTCCGACATCCGCTACGACTACTCGCTGGCCGGGGGCGCGTTGATGGACGCCGGGTGTTACGCGGTCCACATGGCCCGCACGCTCGGCGGTTCGGCCCCGGAAGTCGTTTCCGCACGGGCGAAATTACGGGATCCCCGGGTGGACCGCGCGATGACGGCCGAGTTGCGGTTCGCCGCCGGGCACACCGGCCGGATCGTCTGCTCGATGTGGTCCTCGCACCTGTTGCGGATCAGCGCGCGCGTGGTGGGCGAACGCGGGGAGTTGCGGCTGCTCAACCCGGTCTTGCCCAGCCTGGTGAACCGCCTTTCGGTCCGCTCGCCCAATGGGAAACGGGCGGAACGCTTTCCGCGCCGCGCCTCCTACGCGTACCAGCTCGACGCTTTCGCCGCCGCGGTGCTGCGCGGCGAACCGGTGCTGACCACCCCGGAAGACGCCGTGCGGAACATGACCGTCATCGACGCGATCTACCGGGCGGCGGGCCTGCCGCTGCGGCAGCCGAGCTGA